One window of Mycoplasma cottewii genomic DNA carries:
- a CDS encoding HIT family protein, translating to MDCIFCKIINNEIPSYKVYENDNVFAFLDIQPASEGHCIVIPKKHFKNFSECDDNYLKEVAIAKKQIVQILKDKLNVQAFNYLSNQEAIAGQSVFHYHEHIIPKYKENEGFILSANKVETKDVKSVYESLK from the coding sequence ATGGATTGCATATTCTGTAAAATAATAAACAACGAAATTCCTTCATATAAAGTTTATGAAAATGATAATGTGTTTGCATTCTTAGATATACAACCAGCAAGCGAAGGTCATTGTATAGTTATTCCTAAAAAACATTTCAAAAACTTCAGTGAATGTGATGATAACTATTTAAAAGAAGTAGCTATTGCTAAAAAACAAATAGTTCAAATTTTAAAGGATAAATTAAATGTTCAAGCATTTAATTACTTATCAAATCAAGAAGCAATTGCTGGTCAATCAGTATTTCACTATCACGAACACATTATTCCTAAATATAAAGAAAATGAAGGTTTCATCTTAAGTGCAAATAAAGTTGAAACTAAAGATGTTAAGTCTGTTTATGAATCTCTTAAATAA
- a CDS encoding BspA family leucine-rich repeat surface protein, giving the protein MKKSKLIALISVLIPTALAIPTFVGFNFSKRHNHSINNQSDNANAEQLNNSLNGSIRRLREKISEISSQIGSLKSDKDSMEAELNKAKLELEELQKIKDENVHIQQEIVRVEQAITRMKDEIKSITENIEKLKLENEQNKSVVEDLQGKIRHFEANERVIKEVVERAWSQKIRETIWGGESCQDLLQRFERASGIKLELEDSNKKFNLIETHNMSNGPTLKVKLNSIEIELFTAITYPRQLKKHEGATALDTIGYTLEGRIEPISPHITKVPEELPWFITDLSNAFEHTQATEIENLEKWDTSNVTNMSHMFHESPTFNHKIERWNVSKVENFTKFLWSAQNFRQSLASWKMHPDPIVTSFMNPGVPIFKTVNAELWEAFLPIQVKRNLAEGTIHWVD; this is encoded by the coding sequence ATGAAAAAGTCTAAATTAATTGCATTGATTTCAGTTTTAATACCAACAGCATTAGCTATACCTACTTTTGTCGGTTTTAATTTTTCAAAAAGACATAACCACTCTATTAATAACCAGTCGGATAACGCAAATGCAGAACAACTTAACAATTCATTGAACGGTTCTATTAGAAGATTAAGAGAAAAAATTTCAGAAATTAGTTCACAAATAGGTAGTTTAAAATCAGACAAAGATAGTATGGAAGCAGAGTTAAATAAAGCTAAACTAGAATTAGAAGAGCTACAAAAAATTAAAGATGAAAATGTACATATACAACAAGAGATTGTTAGAGTAGAACAAGCGATTACTAGAATGAAAGATGAAATTAAATCCATTACTGAAAATATAGAAAAATTAAAATTAGAAAATGAGCAAAACAAATCTGTTGTAGAAGATTTACAAGGCAAAATTAGACATTTCGAAGCAAACGAGAGAGTAATAAAAGAAGTTGTTGAACGTGCTTGATCTCAAAAAATTCGAGAAACTATCTGAGGAGGAGAAAGTTGCCAAGATTTGTTACAAAGATTTGAGCGAGCTTCCGGTATTAAACTTGAATTAGAAGATTCAAACAAAAAATTTAATCTTATTGAGACTCATAATATGTCGAATGGTCCAACATTAAAAGTTAAACTGAACTCTATAGAAATCGAGTTATTTACAGCTATAACTTATCCAAGACAATTAAAGAAACACGAAGGTGCTACAGCATTAGATACAATCGGATACACTTTAGAAGGCCGAATTGAGCCAATAAGCCCTCACATTACAAAAGTGCCAGAAGAATTACCATGGTTCATTACAGATCTTAGTAATGCATTTGAACACACTCAAGCTACAGAAATAGAAAATTTAGAAAAATGGGATACTTCAAATGTAACTAATATGAGTCATATGTTTCATGAGTCACCAACATTTAACCATAAAATAGAGCGTTGAAATGTTTCTAAAGTTGAAAATTTTACTAAATTTTTATGATCTGCACAAAATTTTAGACAATCTCTTGCTTCATGAAAAATGCATCCAGATCCAATAGTAACAAGTTTTATGAATCCAGGTGTACCTATTTTCAAAACTGTCAATGCTGAATTATGAGAAGCTTTTTTACCAATACAAGTAAAAAGAAATCTTGCCGAAGGAACTATACACTGAGTTGATTAA
- a CDS encoding BspA family leucine-rich repeat surface protein: protein MKILKLITLVSVLIPTALTASSVISHRFNEKNDHFISDQSNEKSENEILTSLNKHINDLRIKIIEIQGKINALKDEKQKVEKQKFEIDQQIRTIKEEFESSGSNESLKEKLDALLKESDKLNNRPRDIDDELATLQRDKEGFERQKSDNESKLETFRKNEEAYRLMVLHIWNSRFKNTIWEKETCFSLLQRFEKETGIRLELQDLRIKDDPIHINNKKFNNNLKVKTFNIRFDLPSNAAYKLSQDKIENGDELVQFGYDDKGKIQPISPNINKVPITLPWFITDLSRAFYKTNHGEIDGIQHWDTSNVTNMSHMFFESWINQQIGHWNVKNVMNFEWMFWSCTLFEKSIGSWEISSNAKTERFMNNPVPIWSNGAMREACVPKIIRERHVNDARHIK, encoded by the coding sequence ATGAAAATACTTAAATTAATAACATTAGTTTCAGTTTTAATACCAACAGCATTAACAGCATCTTCTGTTATTAGTCATAGATTTAATGAAAAAAATGACCATTTTATAAGTGACCAATCAAACGAGAAAAGTGAAAATGAAATATTGACATCTTTAAATAAGCATATTAACGACTTGAGAATTAAGATTATAGAAATTCAAGGAAAAATAAATGCATTAAAAGATGAAAAACAAAAAGTAGAAAAACAAAAATTTGAAATCGATCAACAAATACGTACTATTAAAGAAGAATTTGAAAGTTCTGGAAGCAATGAATCTTTAAAAGAAAAGCTAGATGCATTACTTAAAGAATCAGATAAATTAAATAATCGCCCTCGAGACATTGATGACGAACTAGCAACACTTCAAAGAGATAAAGAAGGGTTTGAAAGACAAAAAAGTGATAACGAATCCAAGCTTGAAACTTTTAGAAAAAATGAAGAAGCATATAGACTTATGGTTCTTCATATTTGAAATAGTAGATTTAAAAATACTATTTGAGAGAAAGAAACTTGTTTTTCTTTATTACAAAGATTTGAAAAAGAAACTGGAATACGTCTTGAATTACAAGATTTAAGAATAAAAGATGACCCAATTCACATTAATAATAAAAAATTTAATAATAACCTTAAAGTTAAAACGTTCAATATAAGGTTTGATTTACCTTCAAATGCTGCATACAAACTTAGTCAAGATAAAATAGAAAACGGCGATGAATTAGTGCAATTTGGATATGACGATAAGGGTAAAATTCAACCAATAAGTCCTAATATTAATAAAGTACCTATAACATTACCTTGGTTCATTACAGATCTCAGCAGAGCTTTTTACAAAACTAATCATGGAGAAATTGATGGAATACAACATTGAGATACTTCAAATGTAACTAATATGAGTCATATGTTTTTTGAATCTTGAATCAATCAACAAATAGGTCATTGAAATGTAAAAAATGTTATGAATTTTGAATGAATGTTTTGATCATGCACTCTTTTTGAAAAGTCAATAGGTTCTTGAGAAATATCTTCAAATGCAAAAACAGAAAGATTTATGAATAATCCAGTACCTATTTGAAGTAACGGGGCAATGCGAGAAGCTTGTGTGCCTAAAATAATTCGGGAACGTCATGTTAATGATGCTAGACACATTAAATAA